In Neokomagataea tanensis, one genomic interval encodes:
- a CDS encoding ABC transporter permease, which produces MLGTITRNVVRQAQRHPLYVGLNVFGLALGIGVFLTLLLLVRFEYSYNSGLADVDRLFRLDAIASNPGTETREYASTTFYALPFLRQDFPNIENSVRIEEGSFQVRLNGTLVPFWGAFVDPSIMDVFGLRLTHGLPNALDRPDGIVLSENAAKRIFGTSDVVGRIVTVDIEGQMSRHSITAVTDGVVGPNFLSNFEMMIPISTEHEKSSNCYSRWGSDCGNIYLKLKNVHDQASIQTHLRDFVMHRAAGDNDIGLGPHPEKTYALTLAPLRNERFYDAHVLASYDGVERSVIDGIGLVGLLALALACANAINLATARSVLRAREVAIRKTLGGTRKVLLVQFIGESLVLTLVAGLVGIALCELLVPVIASLTGENITMSYGFVFVVLLIVILGCGLSSGLYPALILSGYRPARVLAAARMPSGGRMAARLRDGLIIGQFAIAITIIIGMLVIHQQTEFLKRADQGFMRSGLLIGPEIPSEDVTTQQRMHDRLASVPGVWAVTYGMLAPRPDSKNQTTFTYDSSSGPVRVQLLRDIGDANYLRVYQPRMLAGRWFDVSRGQDSRPDYKKTPTATTHIILNQTAATRFGFASPADAISKVIKDGDQPSTIIGVMANMRFESPRQSVYPEIITFNPYLATPFSQPIPAVRFSGVPTPEMERRLELAWSSVLPDVAGHFQTADARLEKFYRGDEQRERIFTLGAVAAVAIAALGLYGLSAFAAARRVHEVGIRKTLGATSLQVMVLLLRDFLRPVMIASLIACPIAWIIMRDWLSAFDERISLGPMSFIIAVGGALIIAGLTVLGQTIHLARAEPARALRAE; this is translated from the coding sequence ATGTTGGGCACAATTACGCGCAATGTAGTGCGTCAAGCGCAGCGGCACCCACTTTATGTGGGATTGAACGTGTTTGGTTTGGCGCTCGGCATAGGTGTGTTTCTTACGCTCCTTTTGCTCGTGCGGTTCGAATACAGCTATAATTCCGGCCTCGCGGACGTGGATCGCCTGTTCAGGCTCGACGCTATTGCTAGCAATCCCGGCACCGAAACACGCGAATATGCCAGTACGACATTTTATGCACTGCCATTTCTCAGGCAGGATTTTCCTAATATCGAAAACAGCGTTCGCATTGAAGAAGGCTCTTTTCAGGTACGTTTGAACGGTACCCTTGTCCCATTTTGGGGGGCCTTCGTTGATCCGTCCATTATGGACGTTTTTGGCCTTCGACTGACTCATGGTTTGCCGAATGCGCTGGATCGTCCTGACGGGATCGTATTATCGGAAAATGCGGCAAAACGAATTTTCGGTACGTCAGATGTCGTAGGGCGTATCGTTACGGTAGATATCGAAGGCCAGATGAGTCGTCATAGTATTACGGCCGTCACAGACGGCGTAGTAGGCCCGAACTTTCTAAGCAACTTCGAAATGATGATTCCCATTTCGACGGAACATGAAAAGAGCAGTAATTGCTATTCACGATGGGGCAGCGATTGCGGTAACATTTATTTAAAACTTAAAAATGTTCACGATCAAGCATCTATCCAGACGCATCTGCGTGATTTCGTCATGCACCGAGCCGCGGGAGATAACGATATCGGGCTTGGACCGCATCCTGAGAAAACATATGCGTTGACTCTGGCCCCCCTGCGTAATGAGCGCTTCTATGACGCGCATGTCTTAGCGTCATATGACGGTGTGGAGCGCAGTGTCATTGACGGAATTGGCCTTGTCGGACTGCTGGCATTGGCTCTAGCCTGCGCCAATGCCATAAACTTGGCCACTGCACGCTCCGTGCTGCGTGCAAGAGAAGTTGCAATCCGTAAGACCCTTGGTGGCACGCGTAAGGTGCTGTTGGTACAGTTCATTGGTGAGTCACTGGTCCTGACACTTGTTGCGGGTTTAGTGGGGATCGCTTTGTGCGAACTTCTGGTGCCCGTGATCGCCAGCCTAACGGGCGAAAACATCACAATGTCCTATGGCTTCGTATTTGTTGTTCTGCTTATCGTTATTCTCGGGTGCGGCCTGTCGAGTGGACTTTATCCTGCCTTGATTTTGTCCGGGTATCGACCCGCTCGTGTGCTGGCCGCAGCTAGAATGCCATCCGGGGGGAGGATGGCTGCTCGCTTACGCGATGGTCTTATCATCGGGCAATTCGCAATCGCGATCACGATTATCATTGGTATGCTCGTCATCCATCAGCAGACCGAGTTTTTGAAACGCGCGGATCAAGGGTTTATGCGGTCGGGTCTCCTGATCGGACCAGAAATTCCGTCGGAAGATGTCACAACGCAGCAGCGGATGCATGATCGCCTTGCTTCCGTTCCCGGTGTTTGGGCTGTGACCTATGGCATGCTCGCACCCCGTCCAGACAGTAAGAACCAGACCACATTTACCTATGATAGTTCCAGTGGACCGGTGCGGGTCCAACTGCTGCGTGATATAGGCGATGCCAATTATCTTCGGGTCTATCAGCCCCGCATGCTAGCAGGACGGTGGTTCGATGTGTCACGGGGGCAGGACAGTCGACCAGATTATAAAAAGACACCCACGGCCACGACCCACATCATTCTTAATCAGACAGCGGCGACGCGTTTCGGTTTTGCAAGCCCTGCCGACGCCATCAGCAAGGTCATCAAAGACGGAGACCAGCCCTCGACCATCATTGGTGTCATGGCGAATATGCGTTTCGAATCCCCTCGTCAGTCTGTTTATCCTGAAATCATAACTTTTAATCCTTATCTGGCCACGCCGTTTTCACAGCCGATCCCGGCTGTCCGATTTTCTGGTGTGCCTACCCCGGAAATGGAACGCCGCCTGGAGCTAGCCTGGTCAAGTGTTCTGCCTGACGTTGCTGGCCACTTTCAGACAGCCGATGCACGGCTGGAAAAATTCTATCGCGGTGACGAGCAACGTGAACGCATCTTCACTCTCGGAGCTGTCGCTGCGGTCGCTATCGCAGCGCTTGGCCTTTATGGGCTCTCCGCCTTTGCCGCCGCACGACGTGTGCATGAAGTGGGCATCCGCAAGACGCTGGGTGCAACGAGTTTGCAGGTTATGGTGCTTTTGCTGCGGGACTTCCTTCGGCCCGTCATGATTGCATCCCTCATCGCCTGTCCAATTGCCTGGATCATCATGCGAGACTGGCTTTCAGCATTCGATGAACGGATTTCGCTTGGACCGATGTCCTTCATCATTGCTGTTGGCGGAGCGCTGATAATTGCGGGATTAACCGTGCTTGGACAGACGATCCATCTCGCACGTGCTGAACCAGCGCGTGCTTTGAGGGCGGAGTGA
- a CDS encoding TolC family protein, giving the protein MRSAYYIFSLALLSAVSSLHAQTLNEALEMAYKSNPTLQGERANQRAVTENSAQARSGWRPTVTINMDATYQQSPYTGTSTLRSYTSNSAEGYIQAKQTLYSFGHVANQVKAADARSRAEIKALQQTENQVFTSTISAYMDVLRDRAILDVRKADLEMLKRQVQLTTSRYNLGGIPAEQVTKTDVEQAQARLHSAEVGLNQARATLASSEALFRTVIGAEPEALTMPDGLPGLPADLGHALKEALALSPQLAQSLENKAAADADIDTARSQWGPKFKHKALLAPLAPLLRSVGSNMGSRCQEQWRWCSRFIMGICIIRR; this is encoded by the coding sequence ATGCGCAGCGCATATTATATTTTTTCGTTGGCGCTTTTAAGTGCTGTGTCTTCTCTCCATGCTCAGACGCTGAATGAGGCACTTGAGATGGCGTATAAGAGCAACCCGACCCTACAAGGGGAGCGCGCGAACCAGCGTGCTGTAACGGAAAATTCGGCTCAAGCACGTTCTGGTTGGCGCCCAACGGTAACCATCAATATGGACGCGACTTACCAACAAAGCCCGTATACAGGCACATCCACGCTAAGGTCTTACACATCCAATAGCGCCGAGGGGTATATTCAGGCCAAGCAAACCCTTTATTCCTTCGGGCATGTGGCCAACCAAGTTAAAGCAGCAGACGCGCGGTCCCGTGCGGAAATTAAAGCCCTTCAGCAAACAGAAAATCAGGTTTTTACCAGCACTATTTCAGCTTACATGGATGTGTTGCGGGATCGGGCTATTCTTGATGTCCGTAAGGCTGATTTGGAGATGCTCAAACGGCAGGTTCAGCTGACGACATCACGTTATAATCTTGGCGGTATTCCGGCTGAGCAAGTGACGAAAACCGATGTGGAACAGGCGCAAGCGCGGCTACATTCGGCAGAAGTTGGCCTGAACCAAGCACGTGCAACGCTTGCATCTTCTGAAGCATTGTTTCGCACGGTTATTGGCGCAGAGCCGGAGGCTTTGACCATGCCCGACGGCCTGCCGGGGCTACCCGCAGATTTGGGTCATGCTCTAAAAGAGGCGCTGGCTCTTAGCCCGCAACTTGCGCAATCGCTGGAGAATAAAGCGGCGGCTGACGCGGATATTGACACGGCACGTTCCCAATGGGGCCCCAAATTCAAGCACAAGGCACTTTTGGCACCATTGGCCCCGCTTCTCCGTTCCGTGGGCAGCAATATGGGGAGCAGATGTCAGGAACAGTGGCGTTGGTGCAGCCGCTTTATAATGGGGATTTGTATAATTCGCAGATAA
- a CDS encoding TolC family protein, with the protein MGPASPFRGQQYGEQMSGTVALVQPLYNGDLYNSQIRQARDKDEQARHAVELARRTVLQNVASSWSAVENGLQAITAGTAEVHSGETTLKGYQLEYGYGLRSTTDVLYADQNLREAQVELASSQHDTIVAEANLLASMGRLQAQQLFANNHDTHGEDALQHARRRGWEPLQAPISALDQAGW; encoded by the coding sequence ATTGGCCCCGCTTCTCCGTTCCGTGGGCAGCAATATGGGGAGCAGATGTCAGGAACAGTGGCGTTGGTGCAGCCGCTTTATAATGGGGATTTGTATAATTCGCAGATAAGGCAGGCGCGAGACAAGGACGAGCAGGCGCGCCATGCGGTGGAATTGGCGCGGCGTACGGTTTTGCAAAATGTCGCGTCGAGCTGGAGTGCTGTTGAAAACGGCCTGCAAGCGATTACGGCGGGTACGGCTGAGGTACATTCGGGTGAGACGACGCTGAAGGGTTATCAGCTTGAATATGGATATGGTCTGCGTAGCACGACTGATGTGCTTTATGCGGATCAGAACTTGCGTGAGGCGCAGGTTGAGCTGGCGTCCAGTCAGCATGACACAATTGTTGCGGAAGCGAACCTTTTGGCATCTATGGGCCGCCTGCAAGCCCAACAGCTCTTTGCCAATAACCACGATACGCATGGTGAAGATGCGCTCCAGCACGCGCGGCGGCGCGGTTGGGAGCCTTTGCAGGCTCCTATTTCTGCCCTTGATCAAGCGGGTTGGTGA
- a CDS encoding FtsX-like permease family protein has translation MVFTAIFEGVYRTLTHQKRYAAINIVGLALGVAVFVVMALIVRYQLSYNQYYPEMSDVYRADEAFRMMGNAPFEAKMTSFVGAPFLKQDFAGISDVVRVWDGRDMTLRQGGDVQGENGVIADPNIFSFFKVPVIAGDRARALERADAVAIPASIARKYFGTEQALGRVLTDEKTGTAYTVTLVYADPPPNTDVKFGIIRAATRSTGGDEMTQWGVMSGELYVRIPDAQAVAEIQSGLDDYPLRHRGELTAEMIRLYLGKTAPKLVPFEGLHFYDATIGQGGEDQRLVYILGFIGIAALAISYVNYINLATARVGERAREVAMRKVLGVTRGALIRQFIAEAVGLSLVAGFLGLALAEVSLRFVNAQGGWQIAFDLWFVVPVAFGVAALAGMLAGVYPAFVLSGYRAASVLASSKMPSGGRLAGRLRNGLVVAQFTFATGLAICALIMGQQAAYVQSLAQKANPDEIVVVYQPKTGGEAALQQAFASVPGAVAVGRSNLWPHHRNINRTYERKGVSGQKLLSVGYVSPEYQAIYGIKILAGRWFDPARAMDFVGANKEDTEEGDARMGENVVISAQAARMLGFTRPEEAVGQVIHENDENADLLVSGVTTDIRLSGPSQALQGIILFGLHTTHPQSDDMEWQVRVHGVTAVQARERVQDAWRHVRPNDAFNPVLVSDIQSKEYRESDNLSRIFGVGAGVSILIACLGLFGLSVFTLARRAHEIGIRKVLGAAQKDIFALLGREFLGPVILASAVAWPLSFVVMWRWLAGFNERVGLGAMPFVLVTALALIIAGGTVLVQAKRASRQPPAAALHR, from the coding sequence GTGGTGTTTACAGCAATTTTCGAGGGTGTTTACCGTACGCTGACCCATCAAAAGCGTTATGCCGCGATTAATATTGTAGGGTTAGCGCTGGGTGTGGCCGTGTTCGTCGTGATGGCGCTGATTGTGCGTTATCAGCTGTCTTATAACCAATATTACCCAGAAATGAGCGATGTCTATCGTGCTGATGAGGCTTTTCGCATGATGGGGAATGCACCGTTTGAAGCAAAGATGACTAGTTTTGTCGGTGCGCCGTTCCTGAAGCAGGATTTTGCCGGGATTTCGGATGTCGTGCGGGTCTGGGATGGGCGGGACATGACGCTGCGGCAGGGCGGAGATGTGCAGGGAGAAAATGGGGTTATAGCGGACCCGAATATATTCTCGTTTTTCAAGGTGCCGGTGATTGCAGGCGACCGGGCGCGTGCGCTGGAGCGGGCGGACGCGGTGGCTATACCTGCTTCGATTGCGCGTAAGTATTTCGGGACAGAGCAAGCACTGGGACGCGTTTTGACGGATGAGAAGACCGGGACGGCGTATACGGTGACGCTTGTTTATGCTGACCCACCACCAAATACGGACGTCAAGTTTGGAATTATTCGTGCAGCGACTAGGTCGACTGGTGGCGATGAAATGACGCAATGGGGAGTGATGTCTGGGGAGTTGTATGTCCGCATTCCAGATGCACAGGCCGTTGCAGAAATCCAGAGCGGGTTGGATGATTATCCATTGAGGCATCGGGGTGAGTTAACTGCCGAAATGATTAGGCTATACCTCGGGAAAACGGCACCAAAGCTTGTGCCGTTCGAGGGCCTGCATTTTTATGATGCGACAATCGGGCAGGGCGGAGAGGACCAGCGGCTTGTCTATATTTTGGGGTTTATCGGCATCGCCGCGCTGGCGATTTCATACGTAAATTATATTAATCTGGCCACGGCGCGGGTTGGAGAACGGGCGCGTGAAGTGGCGATGCGGAAGGTTCTCGGTGTTACGCGGGGGGCGTTGATCCGGCAGTTTATTGCTGAGGCTGTTGGGCTTTCGCTTGTGGCAGGCTTTTTAGGGTTGGCGCTGGCGGAAGTCTCGCTACGGTTCGTTAATGCGCAAGGCGGCTGGCAGATTGCGTTTGATCTTTGGTTCGTCGTGCCTGTTGCGTTCGGGGTTGCGGCGCTGGCTGGGATGTTGGCTGGGGTTTATCCGGCTTTTGTTCTTTCAGGTTATCGGGCAGCATCTGTTTTAGCGTCAAGCAAGATGCCTTCGGGCGGGCGGTTGGCTGGTCGGCTGCGCAATGGGCTTGTTGTGGCGCAATTTACATTCGCGACGGGGCTTGCGATTTGCGCACTCATCATGGGTCAGCAGGCAGCTTATGTGCAGTCGCTCGCGCAGAAGGCAAATCCGGACGAGATCGTGGTGGTGTATCAACCCAAAACCGGTGGAGAGGCTGCGTTACAGCAGGCTTTTGCGTCGGTTCCCGGGGCGGTGGCCGTAGGACGTAGTAACCTTTGGCCACATCATCGCAATATAAATCGGACGTACGAACGTAAGGGCGTTTCGGGCCAAAAACTCTTGTCGGTTGGGTATGTCTCGCCGGAGTATCAGGCGATTTATGGCATCAAAATCTTGGCTGGACGTTGGTTCGATCCGGCACGGGCGATGGATTTTGTAGGGGCGAACAAAGAAGATACCGAGGAAGGCGATGCGCGCATGGGTGAGAATGTGGTCATCAGCGCGCAGGCGGCACGCATGCTTGGCTTTACACGGCCAGAAGAGGCGGTTGGGCAAGTGATTCATGAGAATGATGAAAATGCCGATTTATTAGTCAGTGGGGTGACGACCGACATACGGCTCAGTGGACCGTCCCAAGCGTTACAAGGGATCATTCTTTTCGGGTTGCACACAACGCATCCGCAGAGTGATGACATGGAATGGCAGGTGCGCGTTCATGGGGTGACGGCAGTGCAGGCTCGGGAGCGGGTTCAGGACGCCTGGCGCCATGTGCGGCCGAATGATGCGTTTAACCCGGTACTGGTGTCTGATATCCAATCGAAAGAATATCGGGAGAGCGACAATCTGTCACGTATTTTTGGGGTAGGGGCCGGGGTGTCCATCCTGATCGCGTGCCTTGGGTTGTTTGGGCTTTCTGTCTTTACGCTGGCACGTCGTGCCCATGAGATTGGTATTCGCAAGGTTTTGGGTGCTGCGCAGAAGGATATTTTCGCGCTGCTTGGTCGGGAGTTTCTTGGCCCAGTTATTTTAGCGAGTGCCGTGGCTTGGCCTCTGTCGTTCGTCGTGATGTGGCGCTGGCTTGCGGGCTTTAACGAGAGGGTTGGGCTGGGGGCGATGCCATTTGTCCTTGTAACGGCGCTGGCACTCATCATCGCCGGGGGGACAGTTTTGGTACAGGCTAAACGGGCATCTCGGCAGCCTCCTGCGGCAGCTTTGCATCGGTAA
- a CDS encoding ABC transporter permease: protein MLSAVFKSVYRTLMHQKRYAAINILGLALGVSVFLVMALIVHYEGSYDVSLPHAEQIYQVDEISNVPQQAVEESSYVSFVPFPFLKQDFPEIKAAVYAMQIPLTVRSGEEIGQEKVTLTDKDFFSVFDLNLLVGDKNTALDGPGKVVISQDMARKYFGTTNALGKTVRIDNGKTDAVVSGVLATPPANRTMSFDFIELTPTAWFSQMAFTNWGSGWGTLWVRLVHPQDQARVDEGLKHYVPRHPGNWTAGMIKESFGDGNLELIPLPKVHFHNAAIGEGGNSQSLVHILGLIGCAALATAVINYVNLATSRSVLRAREVAMRKVLGATRGALVLQFMCEALVLVLIAVAISAAMTEMALHWVNAWGGWALWMDWPFILPMLAVVVLVTTIIAGFYPAIVLSGYRPSLVLASSKTPSGGRLESAVRSALVVGQFGFALVLGICTMVMLSQASYIEHMDQGLPRDGLIVIHSLINQDLKPRQKEIITRLAAVPGVTVATRTDIYPHNLVNNMDWVLTGHVDKHNMGYGSATIGYFEALNAHLLAGRFFDTQHGMDYSVTTPDSQAAEWNVIISRRAAKDFGFSTPEQAIGASIHSVFNGTNGHMHHIIGVVEDIQFRSAQSRMPAVVYFGTNDPLDYAGAIIRYNHTPQNVMMDRLKAAWREVAPDAGFSAESVADIFAADAAPDRNRGNLFAIGASVAIGIACLGLYGLSSFYVFRRQQEIGIRKVLGASQKDIIHKLMFDFLKPIFIATLIAWPISLVLMGEWLSLFSNRINLSFRPFVEITFLTFLIAILTIFVQVFRAARQTPSEILSVDR, encoded by the coding sequence ATGTTGAGTGCCGTTTTTAAGAGTGTGTACCGCACATTAATGCATCAAAAGCGTTATGCCGCGATTAATATTTTGGGCCTCGCTTTAGGTGTATCTGTATTCCTCGTGATGGCGCTGATTGTGCATTATGAGGGGAGTTATGATGTCAGTTTGCCGCATGCGGAGCAGATTTATCAGGTCGATGAAATTTCTAACGTGCCGCAGCAAGCGGTCGAGGAATCTTCTTATGTGAGTTTTGTCCCGTTTCCCTTTTTGAAGCAGGATTTTCCTGAAATAAAAGCAGCAGTCTATGCAATGCAGATTCCTTTGACGGTACGTTCAGGGGAGGAGATTGGGCAAGAAAAAGTCACTTTGACGGATAAAGATTTCTTTTCCGTTTTTGACCTTAATTTGCTGGTGGGGGACAAGAATACTGCTTTGGACGGCCCCGGCAAGGTGGTGATTTCTCAAGACATGGCGCGCAAATATTTTGGCACGACCAATGCGTTGGGCAAAACAGTGCGCATTGATAATGGAAAGACTGATGCCGTTGTGTCGGGAGTGTTGGCGACGCCGCCTGCCAACCGCACCATGAGTTTTGATTTTATTGAACTCACACCAACCGCATGGTTTTCACAAATGGCGTTTACAAATTGGGGTTCTGGTTGGGGAACACTGTGGGTGCGTCTTGTGCATCCGCAGGATCAAGCGCGGGTTGATGAAGGTTTAAAGCATTATGTCCCGCGCCATCCAGGAAACTGGACGGCCGGAATGATCAAAGAATCATTTGGAGACGGTAATTTAGAGCTTATTCCGCTCCCAAAAGTTCATTTTCATAATGCGGCGATTGGTGAAGGCGGAAATAGCCAATCTCTGGTTCATATTTTGGGGCTGATCGGTTGCGCGGCCTTAGCGACAGCGGTGATTAATTATGTGAATTTAGCGACATCCCGCTCGGTTTTGCGTGCGCGTGAAGTGGCGATGCGCAAGGTTCTGGGAGCCACGCGCGGGGCGTTAGTTCTGCAATTCATGTGTGAGGCACTGGTTTTGGTCTTAATTGCGGTGGCCATCAGTGCGGCCATGACCGAAATGGCGTTGCATTGGGTGAATGCGTGGGGTGGCTGGGCCTTGTGGATGGATTGGCCGTTTATTTTGCCGATGTTGGCAGTGGTTGTTTTGGTCACAACAATTATTGCAGGGTTTTATCCGGCGATTGTTTTGTCGGGTTACAGGCCGTCTTTGGTGTTAGCAAGCAGCAAGACGCCGTCTGGCGGGCGGTTGGAAAGTGCTGTGCGCTCTGCGCTGGTGGTTGGGCAGTTTGGTTTTGCCTTGGTGCTGGGTATTTGCACGATGGTGATGCTCTCCCAAGCGTCTTACATAGAGCATATGGACCAAGGGTTACCGCGCGATGGGCTGATTGTCATTCATTCGTTGATTAATCAAGATCTTAAACCGAGACAAAAAGAAATCATAACGCGACTGGCGGCTGTGCCGGGGGTTACGGTTGCGACGCGCACTGACATTTATCCGCATAATCTTGTAAATAATATGGATTGGGTGCTGACGGGGCATGTTGATAAGCATAATATGGGATACGGTAGTGCGACTATTGGGTATTTTGAGGCTTTAAACGCGCATCTACTTGCGGGACGTTTTTTTGATACGCAACATGGGATGGATTATTCCGTTACGACGCCAGACTCTCAGGCTGCCGAATGGAATGTGATTATATCACGCCGTGCGGCTAAGGACTTTGGTTTTTCGACACCAGAACAAGCTATTGGAGCCAGTATTCACTCTGTCTTTAATGGCACGAATGGCCACATGCACCATATTATTGGTGTTGTAGAAGATATTCAGTTTCGTTCTGCACAAAGTCGTATGCCTGCAGTTGTGTACTTTGGAACGAATGATCCTTTGGACTATGCTGGGGCTATTATCCGGTATAATCACACGCCTCAAAACGTGATGATGGATCGTTTAAAAGCGGCATGGCGTGAGGTTGCGCCGGATGCAGGGTTTTCAGCGGAGAGTGTAGCCGATATTTTCGCGGCAGATGCTGCGCCAGATAGAAACCGCGGTAATCTCTTTGCTATTGGTGCGAGCGTGGCGATTGGTATTGCTTGTCTCGGACTTTACGGGCTCTCGTCTTTCTACGTTTTTCGTAGGCAGCAGGAGATTGGTATTCGTAAAGTGTTAGGTGCAAGCCAAAAAGATATTATTCATAAGTTAATGTTTGATTTTTTAAAGCCTATTTTCATAGCAACATTAATCGCGTGGCCTATATCATTGGTGTTAATGGGAGAGTGGCTATCGCTGTTTTCAAATAGAATAAATCTTAGTTTTAGACCCTTTGTTGAAATAACGTTTTTGACTTTTTTGATTGCAATTTTGACTATCTTTGTACAAGTTTTTCGTGCGGCACGCCAAACTCCGAGCGAAATATTGTCGGTTGATCGATAA
- the arfB gene encoding alternative ribosome rescue aminoacyl-tRNA hydrolase ArfB produces MTYRSVTPHFGFYENETSITYILSTGAGGQNVNKVATAAQLRFNVHMAKGLSDRVKQRLLEVAGSRVTVNGEIVLTGRRFRSQVRNKEDVLERLASLIVEAAQKREFRVPTRPTKGSRQRRLEGKTHRSAVKKNRRFRFDE; encoded by the coding sequence ATGACTTACCGTTCAGTTACACCTCATTTTGGCTTCTATGAAAACGAAACGTCCATCACTTACATTTTGTCTACTGGGGCAGGTGGACAGAATGTCAATAAAGTGGCGACAGCAGCCCAATTGCGGTTTAATGTTCACATGGCCAAGGGGTTATCAGACCGTGTGAAACAGCGGTTACTCGAAGTTGCAGGTAGTCGGGTTACGGTAAATGGTGAAATAGTTCTCACGGGCCGTCGTTTCCGCTCTCAAGTCCGGAATAAAGAAGATGTGTTGGAGCGCCTAGCCTCGTTAATTGTGGAAGCTGCACAGAAGAGGGAGTTTAGAGTGCCAACTCGCCCGACGAAAGGATCTCGGCAGAGGCGCTTAGAAGGAAAAACGCATCGCTCGGCAGTAAAAAAGAACAGGCGTTTTCGCTTCGATGAGTAG
- a CDS encoding SMP-30/gluconolactonase/LRE family protein — MARSKQDTPINSHKPTALLTRRSVFSTALGATCLAVASSAKAAKNDEIVDPPSVVTSPPREWGPKAGPSYLPDPDVIAIDPSFRDLTYFAAPIRRVWDKGGWLEGPAWSSEGRFLLISDVIQSRILRYTWETGEITDFRPDGYAVNGNCFDFDGRLVGCEDFFRRVVRWEHDGSTKVLADSFEGKGLNSPNDIVPHPDGSLWFTDPGYGTNITEGHADEPGGPTNPDGTIRWKIGRELTGEIGGTKRQQDHVFRIAPDGTLKAVLFEKDLLDPNGLCFSTDYKKLYIASTAKGPGQKIGGDQAIHVYDVNDGSLSNGRIFADMKVGNIQLHPDGLRADVFGNLWCGASGPLGMCGVLVFNPSGKLIGRIRLPQGCSNLTFGGPKRDHLFMCAAGSLFVLQLGVQGFAPS, encoded by the coding sequence ATGGCACGCTCAAAACAAGATACACCAATCAACTCTCATAAGCCTACCGCCCTCCTTACTAGACGCTCTGTATTTTCAACAGCCTTGGGCGCGACATGTCTGGCTGTGGCATCATCTGCAAAAGCTGCCAAAAATGATGAAATCGTCGATCCACCGAGCGTAGTAACTTCTCCTCCGCGTGAATGGGGGCCAAAAGCCGGGCCGAGTTACCTTCCTGACCCTGACGTAATTGCTATTGACCCGTCATTCCGCGATTTAACCTATTTCGCGGCTCCCATCCGACGCGTTTGGGACAAAGGCGGCTGGCTAGAAGGGCCTGCTTGGAGTAGCGAAGGTCGTTTTTTACTCATTAGCGACGTCATACAATCTCGCATTCTTCGCTATACATGGGAAACAGGGGAAATCACCGATTTCAGACCCGACGGCTACGCTGTTAACGGCAATTGTTTTGATTTCGACGGCCGATTAGTCGGATGCGAAGATTTCTTCAGGCGCGTCGTACGGTGGGAACATGACGGCAGTACGAAAGTCTTGGCCGATAGCTTTGAAGGCAAAGGCCTGAACTCTCCTAACGACATCGTCCCACATCCTGACGGCAGCCTTTGGTTTACTGACCCCGGCTATGGCACCAACATCACAGAAGGTCACGCCGATGAACCTGGCGGCCCAACCAATCCGGACGGCACTATCCGCTGGAAAATTGGCCGCGAATTAACCGGCGAAATCGGCGGCACCAAGCGGCAACAGGACCACGTATTTAGAATAGCCCCAGACGGCACATTAAAGGCCGTTTTGTTTGAAAAAGACTTACTCGATCCAAACGGCCTATGCTTTTCAACAGATTACAAGAAACTTTATATTGCATCGACTGCTAAGGGCCCTGGACAAAAAATCGGCGGCGATCAGGCCATACACGTCTATGACGTGAACGATGGCTCTCTCAGCAATGGCCGAATTTTTGCGGATATGAAGGTCGGCAACATACAACTACACCCTGACGGCCTGCGCGCTGACGTTTTCGGCAATTTATGGTGTGGAGCTTCTGGCCCGCTCGGAATGTGCGGAGTACTCGTATTTAACCCTTCCGGCAAACTGATTGGGCGTATCCGCCTGCCGCAGGGCTGCTCAAATCTAACATTTGGTGGCCCGAAACGAGATCACTTGTTTATGTGTGCTGCAGGCTCCTTATTTGTACTTCAGCTTGGCGTACAAGGCTTTGCCCCCTCCTGA